A genomic window from Pecten maximus chromosome 4, xPecMax1.1, whole genome shotgun sequence includes:
- the LOC117326547 gene encoding slit homolog 3 protein-like: protein MLNVSHNDFTGIPQPIANSSSLLYLVMSGNKISTITPNAFIGLSRLRELDLSFNRLTVFPESIKSLSSLKKLNLAGNRILTVPDAGFSLWPYLDVFQFHGNPLVCSCSMAWLRNYNLTTDLGRCSYPAGLEGNSVTCLTNPSCGAKENMYSSKENIQACFRKGQVLTNQNTNLKWDLSVGNVKTTTKSHANIEVFRECNLVSNVSLVGLNTWTLSDDSEEIGDLVCLTLSDNTWISDIRECVVLDHVVTKDETRSQTLQSVYIGVIVAISILLVIAICTALVIFFICKRRQTVPKQRGTVPTISEQENVVYENNAEAETSYIRNRVNRDEDRHYYDTVKPSDIYENDETNAIPSFPQYNGILNNLRFYGEWMMRTLDKNSFTDLPSVNRLILTNIGLQHLSCDVFNNISQELTIINLDDNQLDHFPACSVNNLYHLRELTLSKNFITCIPGHSVPSFLQHLDVSFNQIYSLSSAMSADAYNKNPLKTFNIRGNKLPGINGDELHLFSNLENLDVSENRLKYIHPKSFVTADVHLLVINLSQNQLTGDVWLSLEHLHQVRHLNLSHNQIDHVSDNVVASMGNLETFDISYNMVSEIGPAFVHQQTVKTLSFHHNLITKVSETMFAAGTGFMHSFDLDLSFNLLVSLDLTIHDCLYCTFSIHHNKLNAMRLSSNQNSTFSLIDISFNVLDAIPSHLPPWINFNGSHNPFSTASVMDFLTDLPNLAIRDVILKNTTFMCEQTTISDIWFFSKIILNLADNCVSSEFLCHLRSNVSNPYRGGVSIYLDRNGIEVLQECSFNVTVSMLSLKGNRLSFMNESFISEEMPYLEYLDLAENNIGLFNVVETLARNSELSHLNTSLNNQSELPLLRYTFKSTLAIFDFSWSNISRAYGFAFSFDYVFYYSRSGEVIVDISNNNLKQNIHVKFEIEILMPTFYLISSDNHIESIEDVIEFGGTTIPDATLVFDFSRNNIKRISNFLHFDPNTHFSYTRIVLNITKNLLTEFPTCDSLKHFKCCVRLDWDFSHNFLQALPHNETCILNKVRMLNVSHNDLTEILKPIANSSSLLYLVMSGNKISTITPSAFIGLSHLWELDLSFNRLSLFPESIKSLSSLKKLNLAGNGIMTVPDAGFSLWPFLTVFQFHGNPLVCSCSMAWLRNYNLTTDLGRCSYPAELEGNSVTCLTNSSCGANENMYSSKENIQACFRKGLVLTKQNENLKWDLSVGNVKTTSKSYSHIEVFRECNLVSNVSLVGLNTWSLSDDSEETGDLVCLTLSDNTWISDIRECVVLDGVVTKDENRCEMLHSVYIGVIVALSILLAIAICTALVIYFRCKGRQNIVYIRK from the exons ATGTTAAATGTTAGTCACAACGACTTCACCGGGATACCGCAACCGATCGCCAACTCCTCCTCTCTCCTATACCTGGTAATGAGTGGCAACAAGATCTCCACAATAACGCCCAACGCTTTTATTGGACTTTCGCGACTCCGGGAACTGGACCTCAGCTTCAACCGTCTTACGGTATTTCCAGAAAGTATAAAAAGTCTGTCAAGTTTGAAAAAACTTAATTTAGCCGGAAATCGTATCCTGACGGTCCCCGATGCTGGTTTCTCCTTGTGGCCATATCTGGATGTGTTTCAGTTTCACGGCAACCCTCTTGTTTGTTCTTGTTCCATGGCCTGGTTGAGAAACTATAACCTTACCACAGACCTGGGACGGTGTAGCTATCCCGCTGGACTTGAGGGTAACTCGGTTACCTGTCTGACAAACCCGTCTTGTGGTgcaaaagaaaatatgtattcaTCAAAGGAAAATATACAGGCATGTTTCAGGAAAGGACAAGTGCTTACAAATCAGAATACAAACCTTAAATGGGACCTTTCAGTAGGTAATGTAAAAACTACAACAAAATCGCATGCCAACATTGAAGTATTCAGGGAATGTAATCTGGTATCCAATGTTTCATTAGTAGGACTGAATACCTGGACACTTTCAGATGACAGTGAAGAAATTGGAGATTTAGTGTGTCTTACATTGTCAGATAATACCTGGATAAGTGACATCAGAGAATGTGTCGTATTGGATCATGTAGTAACTAAAGATGAAACCCGAAGTCAAACGCTGCAATCCGTTTACATTGGAGTGATTGTTGCTATCTCCATACTTCTGGTAATTGCTATATGTACAGCACTTGTCATTTTCTTCATATGTAAAAGACGCCAAACTGTTCCTAAACAGAGGGGAACTGTCCCAACCATTTCAGAACAAGAAAATGTGGTGTATGAAAACAACGCCGAAGCTGAGACGTCATACATCAGGAATCGGGTCAATAGAGATGAAGATAGACATTATTATGACACTGTCAAGCCCTCAGATATATATGAAAAC GATGAAACCAATGCTATACCAAGTTTCCCACAGTACAACGGGATTCTTAATAACCTGAGATTTTATGGAGAGTGGATGATGAGAACTTTGGACAAAAACTCGTTCACAGACTTACCCTCAGTTAATCGGCTTATACTAACGAACATTGGTTTACAGCACTTGTCATGTGACGTGTTTAACAACATCAGTCAGGAGTTGACAATCATAAACCTGGACGACAACCAACTGGATCATTTTCCTGCTTGTTCGGTCAATAATTTGTACCATCTGAGAGAACTGACCTTAAGTAAGAACTTCATCACCTGTATTCCTGGACACAGTGTACCTAGTTTCCTACAACATCTGGACGTATCGTTCAACCAAATATATTCATTGAGTTCTGCCATGTCGGCAGATGCCTACAACAAAAACCCACTGAAGACTTTCAACATCAGAGGAAACAAACTTCCCGGAATCAACGGGGATGAACTACATCTGTTTTCAAATTTAGAAAATCTTGACGTGAGTGAGAATCGACTCAAATACATCCATCCAAAGTCGTTTGTAACCGCCGATGTTCATCTCCTTGTCATCAATCTGTCCCAAAACCAACTGACCGGCGACGTTTGGCTCTCTTTGGAACATTTACATCAAGTAAGACATCTCAACTTGTCTCACAACCAGATAGATCATGTCAGTGATAACGTGGTGGCCAGCATGGGAAATCTAGAGACATTTGATATTTCGTATAACATGGTTTCTGAAATAGGACCAGCATTTGTTCACCAACAGACTGTAAAGACCTTGTCATTTCACCATAACTTGATCACTAAAGTTTCCGAGACCATGTTTGCTGCTGGAACAGGGTTTATGCACTCGTTTGACCTTGACTTGTCCTTCAATCTTCTGGTGAGTTTAGATCTGACCATTCACGATTGCTTGTATTGTACATTTTCCATTCATCACAATAAACTCAATGCAATGCGCCTCTCTTCAAACCAGAACAGCACCTTTAGTTTGATTGACATCTCTTTCAATGTACTAGACGCCATACCTTCACATCTGCCACCGTGGATTAACTTTAACGGATCTCATAACCCGTTCTCTACAGCGAGTGTGATGGACTTCCTGACTGATTTACCCAACCTAGCTATACGTGATgtcatcttgaaaaacacaacATTTATGTGCGAACAAACGACTATTTCAGACATTTGGTTTTTCTCTAAAATCATTCTTAATTTAGCAGATAATTGCGTTTCATCTGAATTCCTATGTCATCTGAGGTCAAATGTGTCAAATCCATACAGAGGCGGAGTCagtatttacctggacagaaATGGAATAGAGGTATTACAAGAATGTTCATTCAATGTAACTGTGTCGATGCTGTCTTTAAAGGGCAACCGCTTGAGTTTTATGAACGAATCATTCATATCAGAGGAAATGCCATATCTAGAATATTTAGATTTAGCTGAAAATAATATTGGGTTATTTAATGTTGTCGAAACTCTAGCTAGAAATAGTGAGTTGTCACACTTGAACACATCTTTAAATAATCAATCGGAACTCCCTTTATTACGGTATACCTTTAAGTCAACTTTAGCAATTTTTGATTTTTCCTGGAGTAATATTTCTAGGGCATATGGTTTTGCGTTTAGTTTCGATTATGTATTCTATTACAGTCGATCAGGAGAAGTCATTGTGGACATTAGCAACAATAACTTAAAACAGAACattcatgtaaaatttgaaatcGAGATTTTAATGCCCACATTTTATCTAATTTCATCAGACAATCACATAGAGTCGATTGAAGATGTTATTGAGTTTGGTGGCACAACAATTCCAGACGCAACGTTGGTTTTTGACTTTAGCAGAAACAACATAAAACGCATTTCAAATTTCTTACACTTTGACCCAAATACCCATTTCTCATATACCAGGATAGTTTTAAACATTACCAAAAACCTATTAACAGAATTCCCCACCTGTGATTCTCTAAAACACTTTAAATGTTGTGTTAGATTAGATTGGGATTTCTCCCACAATTTCCTCCAAGCCCTGCCACACAATGAAACTTGTATACTAAACAAAGTTAGAATGTTAAATGTTAGTCACAACGACTTAACCGAGATACTGAAACCGATCGCCAACTCCTCCTCTCTACTATACCTAGTTATGAGTGGCAACAAGATCTCCACAATAACGCCCAGCGCTTTTATTGGACTTTCGCACCTCTGGGAACTGGACCTCAGCTTCAACCGTCTTTCACTGTTTCCAGAAAGTATAAAAAGTCTGTCAAgtttaaaaaaacttaatttagCCGGCAATGGTATCATGACGGTCCCAGATGCTGGTTTCTCCTTGTGGCCATTTCTGACTGTGTTTCAGTTTCACGGCAACCCTCTTGTTTGTTCTTGTTCCATGGCCTGGCTGAGAAACTATAACCTTACCACAGACCTGGGACGGTGTAGCTATCCCGCTGAACTCGAGGGTAACTCGGTTACCTGTCTGACAAACTCATCTTGTGGTgcaaatgaaaatatgtattcATCAAAGGAAAATATACAGGCATGTTTCAGGAAAGGACTAGTGCTTACAAAACAGAATGAAAACCTTAAATGGGACCTTTCAGTAGGTAATGTAAAAACTACTTCAAAATCGTATTCCCACATTGAAGTATTCAGGGAATGTAATCTGGTATCCAATGTTTCATTAGTAGGACTGAATACCTGGTCACTTTCAGATGACAGTGAGGAAACTGGAGATTTAGTGTGTCTGACATTGTCAGATAACACCTGGATAAGTGACATCAGAGAATGTGTCGTATTGGATGGTGTAGTAACCAAAGATGAAAACCGTTGTGAAATGCTGCATTCCGTTTACATTGGGGTGATTGTTGCTCTCTCCATACTTCTGGCCATTGCTATATGTACAGCACTTGTCATTTACTTTAGATGTAAAGGGCGTCAAAATATTGTCTATATCCGGAAATAG